A window from Sceloporus undulatus isolate JIND9_A2432 ecotype Alabama chromosome 8, SceUnd_v1.1, whole genome shotgun sequence encodes these proteins:
- the TMEM208 gene encoding transmembrane protein 208 isoform X3, protein MSSMAKPSFADDGSLADGGIDLNMEQGMAEHLKDVILLTAIVQVLSCFSLYVWYFWLLAPGRALYLLWVNILGPWLTADSSAPNQEPNEKKQRRQERRQMKRF, encoded by the exons ATGAGCTCCATGGCGAAGCCTTCTTTTGCGGATGACGGCAGCCTTGCTGATGGTGGAATTGACCTGAATATGGAGCAGGGGATGGCAGA GCATCTGAAGGATGTGATTTTGCTCACAGCCATAGTCCAAGTGCTCAGCTGTTTTTCCCTCTATGTGTGGTACTTCTGGCTCTTG GCTCCAGGGCGGGCGCTCTACCTTCTATGGGTTAACATTTTGGGGCCATGGCTCACCGCAGATTCTTCAGCCCCCAACCAGGAGCCCAATGAGAAGAAGCAGCGCCGGCAAGAACGCCGACAGATGAAGCGTTTTTAG